A single window of Granulicella sibirica DNA harbors:
- a CDS encoding MauE/DoxX family redox-associated membrane protein, giving the protein MENTLPTAPAQALPGERRVSDFNWERYAALYSRTALGAAFLSAVASRFGLWDKSLDLRHFAGFIQYTGQVLAFLPSALIPSLAWAATAAEAGLGILLILGFWPRSISLAAAALLVMFGTAMAISFGIKSPLDYSVFSASGAAVLLSLHARRNAANRL; this is encoded by the coding sequence ATGGAGAACACTTTGCCGACCGCACCGGCTCAGGCGTTACCAGGCGAGAGGAGGGTGAGCGACTTCAATTGGGAGCGGTACGCCGCTCTCTATTCCCGCACTGCGCTAGGCGCCGCCTTCCTCTCAGCTGTTGCTTCGCGGTTTGGGCTCTGGGACAAAAGCCTCGACCTTAGGCACTTTGCTGGTTTCATCCAATACACCGGCCAAGTGCTCGCGTTCCTACCTTCGGCACTCATTCCATCGCTTGCCTGGGCGGCCACCGCCGCGGAAGCAGGCCTCGGAATCCTCTTGATCCTGGGATTCTGGCCGCGCTCAATATCACTCGCGGCTGCCGCTCTGCTGGTCATGTTTGGTACCGCGATGGCAATCTCATTCGGTATCAAGTCACCCTTGGATTACTCGGTCTTTTCTGCGTCAGGAGCGGCGGTCCTGCTGTCATTGCACGCACGTCGGAACGCCGCGAACAGGCTGTGA
- a CDS encoding nuclear transport factor 2 family protein has translation MEVVREESVTIAGAYYEAVSKKESESVATLLHHDVRLIGPLGNAEGKESVLQAVMRFAGLLKSLRVNVSFGSGDQAVVNYDVDFGEPFGVIRSLALISLKDNLIARIELFFDARPFEK, from the coding sequence ATGGAAGTCGTGCGAGAAGAAAGCGTAACCATCGCCGGTGCCTACTACGAGGCGGTGAGCAAAAAAGAATCCGAGAGCGTAGCCACACTACTGCACCATGATGTCCGTTTGATCGGGCCGCTCGGGAACGCAGAAGGTAAAGAATCGGTCCTCCAGGCTGTCATGAGATTCGCGGGCCTTCTGAAGAGCCTGCGCGTGAACGTTAGCTTCGGCTCCGGGGATCAAGCCGTCGTGAATTATGATGTCGACTTTGGCGAGCCCTTCGGAGTCATCCGCTCTTTAGCGCTTATCTCACTCAAGGACAACCTCATCGCTCGTATTGAACTCTTCTTCGACGCGCGGCCCTTCGAGAAGTAG
- a CDS encoding GNAT family N-acetyltransferase, producing MGEDGRFGYESLPLYWSELDRHSFLIRVDGKLAGLALVKRGSELSGNGAVWDMAEFFVLRRYRRHGIGTHAAHAIWKRFPGPWEVRVMESNSSALLFWERAISDFTREPAPSVYVDKDGRHGLLFSFESGRLT from the coding sequence ATCGGTGAGGATGGACGGTTCGGCTATGAATCGCTCCCGCTCTATTGGAGCGAACTCGATCGACATTCATTCCTGATCAGGGTCGATGGGAAGCTAGCAGGACTGGCTTTGGTGAAAAGGGGTTCAGAACTCTCTGGGAACGGAGCAGTCTGGGATATGGCGGAATTCTTTGTTCTTCGCCGCTATCGAAGGCATGGAATTGGGACGCACGCTGCGCATGCGATTTGGAAGCGCTTCCCAGGTCCCTGGGAGGTTCGCGTGATGGAATCTAATTCCTCGGCGCTCTTGTTCTGGGAGCGTGCGATCTCAGACTTTACTCGCGAGCCCGCCCCGTCTGTCTATGTTGATAAGGATGGTAGACATGGGCTCCTCTTCTCGTTTGAATCGGGAAGATTAACATAA
- a CDS encoding SRPBCC family protein has translation MPAIVKEGVVQAFEIVRQEEIAAPIDIVFETILEQMGPLNSTPEKPMPMVLEAWPGGRWYRDLGNDTGHFWGHVQAIKSPLLLEISGPLFMSTPAVSNVQYRLTEVDGLTHMRFIHRAMGWIGESDRGVESGWGQLIDRIQAAAAERAANRAER, from the coding sequence ATGCCAGCCATCGTGAAGGAAGGCGTCGTTCAAGCCTTCGAGATCGTCCGCCAAGAGGAGATCGCAGCCCCCATCGACATCGTCTTCGAGACCATCCTCGAGCAGATGGGTCCGCTGAACTCCACACCCGAAAAGCCCATGCCGATGGTGCTCGAAGCGTGGCCTGGTGGCCGATGGTACCGCGATCTCGGCAACGACACCGGCCACTTTTGGGGCCACGTCCAGGCCATCAAATCGCCCTTGCTGCTCGAGATCTCCGGCCCGCTTTTCATGTCCACGCCCGCCGTCTCCAACGTCCAGTACCGTCTCACCGAGGTCGACGGCCTCACCCACATGCGTTTCATTCACCGCGCCATGGGCTGGATCGGCGAGTCGGATCGCGGCGTCGAATCCGGCTGGGGCCAACTCATCGATCGCATCCAAGCAGCCGCCGCCGAACGAGCGGCAAACCGGGCAGAGAGATAG
- a CDS encoding nuclear transport factor 2 family protein, with the protein MELKPIRLTLIIGLLIAGASSAKLNGQPHNDTQLLQVRDAVWRAWFSDDEKTLKALVPPGTIVISGGEEKWKHQAEVFQSAADFRSGGNRLIRLEFPHTEVQHFGDVAIVWSDYLVETELQGRRSVFTGRASEIFVRQNSQWINPGWHTDSTK; encoded by the coding sequence ATGGAATTGAAGCCAATTCGCCTCACCCTCATCATTGGGCTCTTGATCGCTGGCGCGAGCAGCGCAAAACTCAATGGTCAGCCCCATAATGATACCCAACTGCTGCAGGTACGCGATGCCGTCTGGCGCGCGTGGTTCTCAGACGATGAAAAGACTCTCAAAGCCCTGGTACCACCAGGCACCATCGTGATAAGCGGCGGTGAAGAGAAATGGAAGCATCAGGCCGAGGTCTTTCAATCCGCTGCAGATTTCCGTTCCGGCGGGAACCGACTGATCCGACTCGAATTTCCACATACCGAGGTTCAGCACTTCGGCGATGTAGCCATCGTGTGGAGCGACTATCTCGTTGAGACCGAATTACAAGGCAGGCGCTCAGTCTTCACCGGCCGTGCGAGCGAGATCTTCGTGCGTCAGAACAGTCAGTGGATCAACCCCGGTTGGCACACTGACTCAACCAAATAA
- a CDS encoding class I SAM-dependent methyltransferase — protein MDLVPANATTEILNLGAGTGLLTSLVRTRFPDASFHLIELSAAMLDKAKERFAGDQRATFEVGAYSVGTIRGRYHAVVSALSIHHLKDDAKRTLFETIRNILPPGGVFVNAEQVLGSTPALEKRYKREWLHKVKALGATEQ, from the coding sequence GTGGATTTGGTACCCGCTAACGCTACTACTGAGATTCTCAACTTGGGCGCTGGGACTGGGCTGCTTACATCCCTCGTGAGAACACGTTTTCCGGATGCCAGTTTTCACCTCATCGAACTTTCGGCAGCCATGCTCGACAAAGCTAAGGAACGGTTCGCAGGTGACCAGCGAGCCACCTTCGAGGTCGGAGCCTATTCAGTTGGAACTATTCGAGGCCGGTATCACGCCGTTGTTTCAGCACTTTCCATTCATCACCTCAAGGATGATGCAAAGCGCACTCTGTTTGAGACGATCAGGAACATTCTCCCGCCAGGAGGCGTGTTCGTGAATGCCGAACAGGTTCTTGGCTCCACGCCCGCGCTGGAGAAACGATACAAAAGAGAATGGCTCCACAAAGTTAAGGCGCTTGGAGCTACAGAACAGTAA
- a CDS encoding lysozyme inhibitor LprI family protein, translating to MKSILIGFCAVLTCGLAVAQNPSEFAATDAKLQACVDRDSSNMHIMACNSVAQMFADARLNNVYQAWTEVLKHPKPDEAKDDAEILKRLVAAERAWITFRDTDCSLQSTSMLGGTGESNA from the coding sequence ATGAAATCCATTCTTATCGGCTTTTGCGCCGTCCTGACCTGCGGGCTCGCAGTGGCTCAAAACCCGTCGGAGTTCGCCGCGACCGATGCCAAGCTCCAGGCCTGCGTGGACAGAGATAGCAGCAACATGCACATCATGGCGTGTAATTCCGTCGCTCAGATGTTCGCGGACGCCCGGCTGAATAATGTCTACCAGGCCTGGACCGAAGTGCTGAAGCATCCTAAGCCAGATGAAGCCAAGGACGACGCGGAAATCCTGAAGCGCCTCGTCGCGGCCGAGCGGGCCTGGATCACATTCAGGGACACGGACTGTAGCTTGCAAAGCACATCCATGCTCGGCGGTACCGGCGAGTCCAACGCCTAG
- a CDS encoding sensor histidine kinase translates to MGRTTCFQGRSGWFWSRALVTYDYAESWFCRLFGICSCSPARSMMRIRLYLFLYFTGTVLLQFAYRSLDRLARGSASDWQVIVVEQATGVYGTAVLLPLLLWGYRRVPFWRSIFPCLEHALLLVLFSILHTSWNWGTRILLFRLFGLGGYDYGKMPLRYLMEFPADIITYVLAAGAYLVYRNWMRSRAIESELAMARLDGLTRQLQPHFLFNALNAVSGLMYEDVDRADLMLERICTFLRSTIRLPDSPLNSIANELLLARQYLEIMQTRFESKLAYSIQCDPKAEAIQIPTLLLQPLIENAVKYGHDPGSGDLNIQIDIELSDRRIEIRIRDHGSGLSPVWEGEEGQGLTNTKRRLASYYGGAAVFRLSAHAEGGAISELEIPA, encoded by the coding sequence TTGGGACGAACCACCTGTTTTCAGGGACGAAGCGGGTGGTTTTGGTCGAGAGCGCTGGTTACTTACGACTATGCTGAAAGCTGGTTCTGCAGGTTATTTGGAATTTGTTCATGTTCCCCGGCTCGGTCGATGATGCGAATCCGGCTCTACCTCTTTCTCTATTTCACCGGCACCGTCCTGTTGCAGTTTGCCTACCGGAGCCTCGACCGGCTCGCGCGAGGGTCGGCAAGCGACTGGCAGGTCATCGTCGTGGAGCAGGCAACCGGTGTCTACGGCACGGCAGTCTTGCTTCCGTTGCTGCTTTGGGGATATCGACGGGTTCCGTTCTGGCGCTCGATCTTTCCCTGTCTCGAGCACGCTCTCCTGCTCGTTCTGTTTTCCATACTGCATACCTCATGGAACTGGGGCACGCGCATCTTACTTTTCCGTTTGTTTGGTCTGGGTGGTTACGACTACGGAAAGATGCCGCTGCGGTATCTGATGGAGTTTCCTGCGGACATCATCACCTATGTCCTGGCGGCCGGTGCCTACCTGGTCTATCGGAATTGGATGAGGAGCCGTGCGATTGAGTCGGAACTGGCGATGGCACGACTCGATGGCCTGACGCGTCAGTTGCAGCCGCACTTCCTATTCAACGCGTTGAATGCTGTCTCAGGGCTGATGTATGAAGATGTGGATCGGGCCGACCTAATGCTGGAACGCATTTGCACGTTTCTTCGCTCGACGATACGCTTGCCAGACTCGCCCTTGAACTCAATTGCCAACGAACTGCTGCTCGCACGGCAATATCTGGAGATCATGCAGACCCGCTTTGAGAGTAAGCTCGCTTATTCCATTCAATGCGATCCCAAAGCAGAAGCGATTCAAATTCCCACGTTGCTGCTTCAACCGTTGATCGAAAATGCGGTGAAGTATGGACACGATCCCGGTTCCGGGGACCTGAACATACAGATCGACATTGAGCTCTCGGACCGAAGAATTGAGATCAGGATTCGAGACCACGGATCCGGGCTTTCGCCGGTCTGGGAGGGCGAAGAGGGCCAGGGTCTCACGAACACAAAGCGACGTCTGGCGAGCTACTACGGTGGTGCGGCGGTGTTTCGGCTGAGCGCCCATGCTGAGGGTGGCGCGATCTCAGAGCTGGAGATACCGGCATGA
- a CDS encoding EAL domain-containing protein, with translation MRGPKGESAYSVLSQVTDQNKYAFDQNCRVAAIMLASQLRLAESGARLSINFMPGAVYSPAACIQLTLATARKCGFPVDRLIFEITENERVKDKAHLRSIVEEYRRQGFKVALDDFGSGYSELNLLVDLPIDYLKLDIDLVKNVHQRPSALLIVKSIVALTKALGMEMLAEGVETFEEFETLRDCGVRLMQGYLFAKPAFEKLPPVSWPEESSTQRVESSAVQMDYTAA, from the coding sequence GTGCGCGGGCCGAAGGGTGAATCGGCTTACTCTGTACTGAGCCAAGTCACCGATCAAAACAAGTATGCCTTCGACCAGAACTGCCGCGTGGCTGCGATCATGCTGGCCTCCCAGCTGCGCTTAGCAGAAAGCGGAGCGAGGCTTTCAATCAACTTCATGCCGGGAGCTGTATACAGTCCGGCTGCCTGCATTCAACTAACGCTCGCGACAGCGCGAAAGTGTGGTTTTCCAGTGGATCGCCTAATCTTCGAGATAACCGAGAACGAGAGGGTCAAGGACAAGGCACACCTTCGAAGCATTGTTGAGGAGTACCGGCGGCAAGGTTTCAAGGTTGCGCTGGACGATTTTGGGAGTGGTTACTCGGAGTTGAACCTGCTGGTCGATTTACCAATCGATTACCTGAAGCTTGACATCGATCTCGTCAAGAACGTGCATCAGCGTCCATCAGCTCTCCTGATCGTGAAGTCCATCGTAGCGCTCACAAAGGCCTTGGGGATGGAGATGCTCGCTGAAGGCGTCGAGACGTTCGAAGAATTCGAAACACTGCGGGATTGTGGTGTTCGGCTCATGCAGGGCTATCTCTTTGCGAAGCCGGCGTTCGAGAAGCTACCACCTGTCAGTTGGCCCGAAGAGTCTTCAACGCAGCGAGTTGAGTCTTCGGCAGTTCAAATGGACTACACAGCGGCGTAA
- a CDS encoding acyltransferase family protein gives MALAQELREDSKVEIVSSAPGGRDLSIDYLRTTLTLLVLAHHSSLAYTSWAHFNREHIFLSTAPIVDTTRWAFFDYAENFNDVFFMSLMFLVSGLFVYPALRKHGTLRFLRDRLLRLGVPFVFAVTLLMPIAYYASWQLSDRNAGFFDFYERLALAGFAAGPPWFVWVLLFFDVVLALALAPFQLAVPLAERSMRSLRRHTIAAVCGAFVLSAITYLPMLKMYGFGTWSQFLTSPLSFQVSRIGLYALWFLFGFLIGGTGLNDGILSREGSLARHWPLWVAACILAYNALWFVPKCPLLHGLSTLTQGAIEATLWVGSCVMSSVGFLAFFRGASLQARSWMLSLSKSAYVMYLVHYVYITWMQRLLLYRPIPAALKFLFVFLTTTLLSWLTAQCLLRIPKLKNIL, from the coding sequence ATGGCACTGGCCCAGGAGCTGCGCGAAGATTCAAAGGTCGAGATTGTCTCCAGTGCTCCGGGAGGTCGGGATCTCTCTATCGACTATCTGCGCACAACGCTTACGTTGCTGGTCCTAGCCCACCACAGCTCGCTTGCGTACACGAGTTGGGCTCATTTCAATCGAGAGCACATTTTCCTGTCGACCGCCCCAATCGTCGATACGACGAGGTGGGCGTTCTTCGACTATGCGGAGAACTTCAACGACGTATTTTTCATGTCGCTGATGTTTCTTGTCTCAGGACTCTTCGTCTATCCCGCTCTGCGCAAGCACGGTACGCTTCGATTCCTCCGCGATCGTCTCCTCCGGCTCGGTGTCCCGTTCGTCTTCGCAGTCACCCTGCTAATGCCGATTGCGTATTACGCTTCGTGGCAACTCTCCGACAGGAATGCCGGTTTTTTCGATTTCTATGAGCGGCTGGCTCTGGCTGGCTTCGCCGCCGGGCCGCCTTGGTTCGTCTGGGTTCTGCTTTTCTTCGATGTTGTCCTCGCCCTAGCCCTGGCGCCCTTCCAGCTCGCGGTGCCTTTGGCAGAGCGCTCTATGCGGAGTTTGAGAAGGCACACGATTGCGGCAGTCTGCGGAGCCTTTGTCTTGTCGGCGATTACGTACCTGCCAATGCTCAAAATGTATGGATTTGGAACCTGGAGCCAATTCCTGACATCTCCCTTGTCATTTCAAGTCTCCCGCATTGGGCTCTACGCCCTCTGGTTTCTCTTTGGATTCTTGATCGGAGGAACCGGGCTCAACGACGGCATCCTCTCTCGCGAAGGCAGCCTCGCGCGACACTGGCCGCTTTGGGTCGCAGCCTGCATCCTCGCCTATAACGCACTATGGTTCGTTCCCAAGTGCCCTCTCCTGCACGGACTTTCAACCTTGACCCAAGGAGCGATCGAAGCGACGCTCTGGGTGGGGAGCTGTGTGATGAGTTCAGTCGGCTTTCTCGCCTTCTTTCGCGGAGCATCTTTACAAGCACGTTCATGGATGCTCTCGCTCAGCAAGAGCGCCTATGTGATGTACCTAGTGCATTACGTCTACATCACCTGGATGCAGCGGCTACTGCTCTACCGACCAATCCCTGCTGCACTTAAGTTCCTGTTCGTATTCCTTACCACGACACTGCTCAGTTGGCTGACCGCGCAATGTCTCTTACGAATACCCAAGCTTAAGAACATCCTTTGA
- a CDS encoding PLP-dependent aminotransferase family protein, producing MPKLSSASELTIAERDTKVPAYKWLYAALRDEIVKGRLRPGARLPATRELAKQYGLARGTIMNSFDQLKAEGYLDAGVGSGTYVSSVLPDELLEVGAKGGTKPTAIERAERRRSTYAQRVDLFPNLELRPSRAFRTNLPALDLFPTTLWAQVASSRLRRVSMNLLLGCDAMGYQPLREAVASYLTPSRGVHCVPEQVAIVSGVQESLDLVARLLLNPGDRVCMEDPGYPGAAAAFKAACTRVSLAPTDDSGMTLHKQALRGTRLVYVTPGHQFPLGMTMSLPRRLQLLEWAAKSRAMILEDDYDSEFRYSGRPVPSLQGLDQHGVVLFTGSFSKVLFPSLRLGYLVIPPDLVDSVSALISITQRHAPLLEQAVLCDFITEGHFGRHLRRMRQVYAERRSVLQESAAKHLAGLLEITGVEAGLQTAAWLCGRLTGEAAAAAAAKRKVEVTPLSRYCQGRNLREGLHLGFAAVSAREIRSGIKDLAIALENIPIEKSL from the coding sequence ATGCCCAAATTGTCGTCTGCATCCGAACTCACAATCGCGGAACGAGATACCAAAGTTCCCGCGTACAAGTGGCTCTACGCAGCTCTGCGGGACGAGATCGTGAAGGGCCGACTTCGTCCGGGCGCAAGACTGCCAGCGACACGGGAGTTGGCTAAACAGTACGGTCTCGCGCGCGGCACCATTATGAACAGTTTCGATCAACTCAAGGCCGAGGGATATCTCGATGCCGGCGTGGGATCCGGTACCTACGTAAGCAGTGTCCTTCCCGACGAGCTACTCGAAGTGGGCGCCAAGGGCGGAACGAAGCCGACGGCGATCGAAAGGGCGGAGCGAAGGAGGTCGACTTATGCGCAGCGTGTCGATCTCTTTCCCAACCTTGAACTTCGCCCCAGCCGTGCATTCCGAACGAACTTGCCTGCGTTGGATCTCTTTCCCACCACATTATGGGCGCAAGTCGCATCTAGCCGTCTGCGACGTGTCTCTATGAATCTCCTGTTGGGCTGCGATGCGATGGGCTACCAGCCACTTCGTGAGGCTGTGGCTTCGTATCTGACGCCCTCGCGTGGTGTGCATTGTGTCCCCGAACAGGTGGCCATCGTTTCCGGTGTTCAGGAGTCACTCGATCTTGTGGCACGATTGCTGCTGAATCCGGGAGATCGGGTCTGCATGGAGGATCCTGGATATCCAGGTGCGGCAGCGGCCTTCAAGGCTGCCTGCACCAGGGTGTCGCTTGCACCTACAGATGACAGCGGCATGACGCTGCACAAGCAGGCACTGCGCGGAACGCGGCTGGTTTACGTCACGCCGGGCCATCAATTTCCATTGGGAATGACAATGAGCCTTCCACGGCGTTTGCAGTTGCTGGAGTGGGCTGCAAAATCGCGGGCAATGATTCTCGAGGATGATTACGACAGCGAGTTCCGGTACTCAGGGCGTCCCGTACCGTCCTTACAGGGACTCGATCAGCACGGAGTCGTTCTCTTCACCGGTAGCTTCAGCAAGGTGCTGTTTCCATCTCTGAGATTGGGGTATCTCGTGATCCCGCCCGACCTCGTCGATTCGGTCTCTGCACTCATCTCGATCACCCAACGGCACGCGCCGCTGCTCGAACAAGCGGTGCTTTGTGACTTCATCACCGAAGGACATTTCGGCCGGCATCTGCGGCGCATGCGCCAAGTCTATGCGGAACGACGGTCTGTTCTGCAGGAGAGTGCGGCGAAGCACCTCGCTGGGCTGCTTGAAATCACAGGTGTCGAAGCCGGCCTGCAGACGGCAGCCTGGTTATGTGGTAGGTTGACCGGCGAAGCTGCAGCTGCTGCGGCGGCAAAGAGAAAGGTGGAGGTCACTCCCCTCAGCCGATACTGCCAGGGCAGGAACCTGCGCGAGGGACTACACCTGGGGTTTGCCGCGGTGAGCGCGAGAGAGATTCGCAGCGGAATCAAAGACCTCGCAATCGCGCTCGAGAATATTCCGATTGAGAAGAGCTTGTAG
- a CDS encoding LytR/AlgR family response regulator transcription factor — MIRVFVVEDEPPALRKVKRLLEAERDLILCGSAGSCAEAIAAIRRTQPELLLLDILLPDGSGFEVLQGIGDLPKILPIFLTALEAHALEAFEVAAIDYLVKPVAQERFSQAIQRARERLWGFTLASGPTYTRRFLVERLRLAYMLPVDSIEWIGADRNYARLFSSKGEFVLRTTMDRLQQQLDPAVFARVSRSSMVRLDAIEELRVRADGSYLARLKSGTHVACSKTYWEPGQ; from the coding sequence ATGATCCGGGTCTTCGTGGTGGAAGACGAACCTCCTGCACTCCGCAAGGTGAAGCGGCTGCTGGAGGCGGAGCGTGATCTAATTCTCTGTGGTTCTGCCGGGTCATGTGCAGAGGCCATTGCTGCTATTCGCCGGACACAGCCTGAACTGTTGCTGCTGGATATTCTTCTGCCGGATGGATCAGGATTCGAGGTGTTGCAAGGTATTGGCGATCTGCCGAAAATTCTGCCGATCTTTCTGACCGCTCTAGAGGCGCATGCGCTCGAAGCATTTGAGGTCGCAGCAATTGATTACCTGGTCAAGCCTGTGGCGCAAGAACGGTTTTCTCAGGCCATCCAGCGTGCACGCGAACGGCTATGGGGATTTACCTTGGCGAGTGGCCCCACGTACACGAGACGTTTCCTGGTGGAACGCCTGCGTCTGGCATACATGCTCCCGGTGGACAGCATTGAATGGATCGGCGCTGATCGCAACTACGCGCGTCTCTTTAGCAGCAAGGGAGAGTTTGTTCTGCGCACGACGATGGATCGATTACAGCAGCAGCTTGATCCTGCGGTCTTCGCCCGCGTCAGCAGGAGCTCGATGGTGCGGCTGGATGCAATCGAGGAGTTGCGTGTACGAGCGGATGGAAGCTATCTGGCGCGACTCAAGAGCGGTACACACGTGGCCTGTTCAAAAACATACTGGGAACCAGGCCAGTGA
- a CDS encoding ArsR/SmtB family transcription factor has translation MPQIAHPADVFAAIAEPRRRDVIAILSDGHEYAVNEIILRINLPQPAVSKHLAILRKAGVVSASTRGQHRMYRLNPEGLKPVREWMKTFERHWNHQIDQIKLRSERRALERLIRFEDTPEK, from the coding sequence GTGCCCCAAATCGCCCATCCCGCTGACGTCTTCGCCGCCATCGCCGAACCCCGACGACGCGACGTCATCGCCATCCTCTCGGACGGTCACGAGTACGCCGTCAACGAGATCATCCTCCGCATCAACCTTCCTCAGCCCGCCGTCTCCAAACACCTTGCCATCCTGCGCAAAGCTGGCGTAGTCTCGGCATCCACACGCGGTCAGCACCGCATGTACCGCCTCAACCCCGAAGGCCTGAAGCCGGTCCGCGAGTGGATGAAGACCTTCGAACGCCATTGGAACCACCAGATCGACCAGATCAAACTTCGCTCCGAACGCAGGGCCCTTGAACGCTTAATCCGCTTCGAAGACACCCCAGAGAAGTAA
- a CDS encoding DUF2934 domain-containing protein, with protein sequence MTTKKTPAKKAASSVAAEASTVPARKSAAKKKASSAAEPALVAPTQHDIQLLAYYLWIQRGRQHGGDAQDWLRAEHQLQNG encoded by the coding sequence ATGACAACAAAGAAAACACCAGCGAAGAAGGCTGCTTCCTCTGTAGCGGCAGAGGCCAGCACCGTTCCTGCAAGGAAATCTGCAGCGAAGAAGAAGGCAAGCTCAGCGGCGGAACCGGCCCTTGTTGCCCCGACTCAGCACGATATCCAGTTGTTGGCATATTACCTCTGGATACAAAGGGGAAGGCAGCACGGCGGCGACGCGCAAGATTGGTTAAGGGCTGAGCACCAGTTGCAAAATGGCTAG
- a CDS encoding sensor histidine kinase: protein MASRGLGATTLGVGICLAHFTAMHAMMLPKGIRSIQTLTNMSGPVLGRIGTINVFVFAFGLLILSYHRSSRWMQLAHEARVQAEDASRQAERLATAGKIAASIAHEINNPLEAVINLLYLMKDEKNEACRQEYLGQAQSEVNRISEITTHTLKFYRQQSAPELVDVTDLLETAIVLFQAKMDRAQIHVERFWEPDLPLVLCRAGEIRQVLANLVGNATDAMPTGGILRLVLRKREDTLEISVADTGCGISEETKQRIFEPFFTTKGAAGTGLGLSISAEIIARHGGQIELMSSTKPEDRGTQFRICLPCHPEQPTPTFSEASRERTGVLKTALMTG, encoded by the coding sequence ATGGCTTCGCGTGGTCTCGGTGCCACCACGCTCGGAGTTGGAATTTGCCTTGCCCATTTCACGGCCATGCACGCCATGATGCTGCCCAAGGGCATCCGATCAATCCAGACGCTCACAAACATGAGCGGACCAGTGTTGGGAAGAATCGGGACGATCAATGTGTTCGTATTCGCGTTCGGTCTCCTAATCTTGAGCTATCACCGCAGCAGCCGCTGGATGCAGCTCGCTCATGAGGCTAGAGTTCAGGCCGAGGACGCAAGCAGACAAGCCGAACGGCTTGCGACCGCAGGCAAGATCGCAGCCTCAATCGCTCATGAGATCAATAATCCGCTCGAAGCAGTAATCAATCTTCTCTACTTGATGAAGGATGAAAAGAACGAAGCCTGCCGTCAGGAGTACTTGGGACAGGCCCAGAGCGAAGTGAACCGCATCTCTGAGATAACGACCCACACTCTAAAGTTCTATCGACAGCAGAGTGCTCCTGAACTCGTTGACGTAACGGATCTCCTTGAGACCGCTATTGTTCTCTTTCAAGCCAAAATGGATAGGGCTCAGATCCACGTTGAGCGATTCTGGGAGCCAGACCTTCCGCTAGTCCTCTGCAGAGCCGGGGAGATTCGCCAGGTGCTTGCCAATCTCGTCGGCAATGCGACGGACGCCATGCCCACGGGAGGGATTCTGCGACTCGTGTTGAGAAAGCGAGAAGATACGCTAGAAATCAGCGTTGCGGACACGGGATGCGGAATCTCCGAAGAGACGAAGCAGCGAATCTTTGAGCCCTTCTTCACTACCAAAGGCGCCGCTGGAACAGGGCTTGGCCTGTCGATCAGTGCAGAGATCATCGCCAGGCACGGCGGCCAGATCGAACTCATGAGTTCTACGAAGCCAGAGGATCGCGGTACCCAGTTTCGGATTTGCCTTCCATGTCATCCGGAACAGCCCACGCCGACATTTTCAGAAGCTAGCCGGGAGCGGACCGGCGTTCTAAAGACCGCCCTCATGACCGGTTAG